TGATGTAGAAGCCAAGAACATTGGCTTCGCGAATGTGTTAGAATCTGGCCTTCATTCCCAAATCTTACCATTTTTGGATAATTTGTTCAGCATCGTGGCCAGTTAAAGCTAAATCAAGAGACTTTTGACATGTTTTTGGAAGGCTATATAGGTCATTTGCTGAATTCTTCTGGTGAAATTCGCACATGTATTCTAGAGCCTTGCCAAAAAATGGGGGATGTCGATTTCGTCTAACTTTAATCAATGGTTCTTGTGGTGGTAGTGGAGGAAGTTTGTTCTTGACCTCCTTCCTGAAATGCTCGAAGCAAACTTTCATTTCTCCAAGCTGAAGAATAAGTTTGATTCGTTTCTCAGATTCTTCAATCTCAGTTTCAAAGTTGCGATCAATTACCTTCTTCCCTTGAAGCAACTCAGTCATGATCTCCAGATTTTGTCGATCATCCTacttttttgttgtttctttggGCTGCCATTTGGTGACTGAAACTTCCTGAGCCGTTCCGACGGACCATGGAGTCTATCCTTTGTCAATGACGTTTCTATGACTTAGGCAAAACATTATATGCGCTGGTAGGGGAATTATAACTATACCAACAATGGTTGCATGGTTCTGGTGGTTTGAAGGTTCGCTGGGTTATGGATGAACTTGAACTTCTAGAGTTGTGTACATAGTAATCCTCATCATAAAATAGCCCATTGAAATCAAGTCGCTATCTAGCTGAAGGCGGTTTGTAATTCTACTATTGAGGGCCGTGTCTATAAACCCTTTGCTGACATTGACCTGAGCTGAGCGCTGATTGAGATTTCGCCGAAACCATAGGTGCCAGTTGTGGTGATTCGGCCGAAGGTTTCTGTGGTTTTGGCTTGACTATGATGACTTCTGATTGGCATCTACTGCACATGATCATTGGGCTTTCAAACTTATCTGAACAGGAGTCAGATACTGGCTTGACATAGATTGAATTCGAGAAGAAACTAGGTGGGTTGTTTTGGGATGAGAAATCGATTTTCAGACGCAGCCGAGGATTTTGTTTTGGGACGTGGTATGTTGGGCTGTACTcagcttttctttctttttttcttctcctttggcAGATGGGCATCTACTATGTTTACCGTTGCCGAAGGGAAAGGTTCAGCATCAACCAACATTTGTGTCTTTTCTAGGAACTTCAGTTTGCCATTGTCGATCCAACTTTGGATGGCATCACGGAACACAACATAGTTATttgttgtgtgtttgtttgagttctgATACTTGCAATATGTTTTCCCTTTTAAATCTTCGGCCTTAGGAATGTCATGCCCCGTCTGAAGCTTGATGATCTTTGCAAGTAGTAGCTGGTCAAAATTAGCATCAGCCTTGGTGATGTCAAAAGTGTATACCTTTGATGTTTTGATGGCTGCTTCAATAAAGGTCGACCACGTTTTGACATCTTTGGAACTAGCATGAGCCAGTGCCTTGCAAAAATAAGGTTTGTCAATCGCTATCTCGGCTATGTCTATACAGACATATTGGGATTCGTCACCCTCGGATGATGCATAACTTACCGTTGGATTCTTATAAATTGTCCCATGGGTTAGAATTTTTGAGATTTTACACGTATCTTGAAACAATCTTTTATCCTCGTCATAACCATATCCATATTTATCAGCAATTTTCTCCAACAATCATATCTGTACAGGGTAAGCTATCTATCACCAGAGTGATCATATATCATGACCTACATGCAGATTTACTTATAGAATTAGAGATGTAGTGATAAAGAAAGGGGACAAGTTTGTTGGGAAAGATTGCTGCTTATGGGGACCAATAGATTTAGAGTAGTACTCCTTTAGCAAacatatataaaagtttaaaattattttgaagtACTAGCTAGCTAGACTGCCCTCAATTCTCTTAAAGCCAGTGACAGTAGATAGGAAGATGATAATGCGTTCCAACACAAGACATGTATGAGACTTGTTCCATTCTTAACGCCAAAGTGATTGAGAAAGAGACAAGACAGTTCAGGAACAATACCTGTCCTTTTTTAAGCTTAATTATGAAATGTTACTACTCTAATTATAGAGGCTTACAAGTTACAGGCAGTAATAATAATCTATATGTCTTGCACAATATTCTGAATTATATCATCATATATATGGCTAGATAGATTAGCTTTTGCTTTTGTGAAAAATGACTCGTGTTTTAAGTAACCAAAAGCATATATAAAGCAGAAACCCTACCACTTACATGAATGTTCCTTTTTCCTCCCAAAAGAATAGCATTTGGAGCCCTCCATTTACCTGATCAACGGAGAGACGCGTTGAAGAAACGAGTGAACAATAGTTGAAAATAAACGGACGAACAAACGAAATATAACtatgaatattattttattaaatgagAATGTCGAGACGATTACAACTATTGACTGAGTTGTTCACAAGCGAATAACAAACAtcatatttataataaactaaattcTAATCGCTAAACGAAAGCTTAGTTCTAACGGGTTGGGCCTAAAAcctaaataattaaataactataaaatagtaatatttttCAACACCTTCGTCAAACTCATGACGATGTATGACATGAATTTGCCAACAAGCAGAAGCGGACTAACTTCGTTAGGCGGATTGAACATAACTAGACTGGACTGGCGATGGAAGCACTGGACTGAACTGTCAAACTGGGCTTGATGGCAAATTGACAAACTAGTTCTGATGTAGGCATGCTGATATTAAGAGTATGAAAGTAAAACATATGAGTGCTCTTCGTCACTAAACGAACGAGATAATTGCAGCAACAAACGAACGAAAACAACAGTATCACTTGAGTAGTCACATGCTCAAACACTCGATTGATTATTGCAAAGAACAACATCAGATATCCGAATAATGTGGGTCTTCAGAACAAGGCCCACTATTCTTTCCTTCTTGCCCGTGTGGGCCTCTCAAACTAAACAAccaaatatttctttttctttcctttttttttttttttttccttttccctttttctctcgttttttttattttctatttttctcttttgtgcTAATTGGATAATGAGTCGTATCCTTCACATTGCACAAAACAAGAGCGCAGCAATAACAAGAAATTCTAGCGAGCAGCAGCGTCAGAATTCTAACTCAGAGATTTTCTGGGTTCCTATGCGGACACTATCAAACGGCGACTTCCGACATAGATCGGCGATGACCAGGGAACTAGTGCGACTAGAGGCAGGACGAATTCTGGCAGCAGTCAGAGCAGGTACTGTGACGATGGGTCGAGTTGCAAGATCATGGGTTACGTTTTCCTGCGTGATGCGGGCGgaagatggtggtggtcacGGATGCTGGGCGTGGTGGCTTCGGTTACTCAGACTTTAGGTTTCAGCTTGGCTCCGGTGCGGCGCGAATCCGGCGGCTCAACCCAATGACAGTTTTTCCTTTTCAgacttttttggtttttcaaacTAAAACAGCGATAATCTAAACAAAAAAGACATACTGATAGAATCAAGAACAGATTAAATCTCGAAAGATTaaacttgctttgataccaagttgaaaataaacgacaaacaaatgaaatacaAGACGGCTACAACCAAATAACTACAAGTTGTTCACAAACAAATAACAAGCATTATATTTATACTGAACTAAGCCTCAACCGCTAAACAAAAACCTAGTTCTAGCGCTGGGCCTAAgatcaaataattaaataattataaaatactaatatttttcaaCACAATATCCATCTATAGAATAGAAGTAGGACAACGGAGGGTTCATTGAATGGTGTAGACTTTTAGTTGATGGATCATAGACCTAGTTAATTAGCTTCGTAAAAATTATTGATTCAATTCTcgcatttaattaaataaaacctGCTAGCATGCAGATGCATAATTTGCACTAAATAATTAGAggtaccatatatatatatatatatatatgtatcatacTATTAATCGATGGAGGAgcttttccttttaaatttgtACATGTACAACTACTACAACTACAAGAGACGATGAATATGAGAATTAGTTCATCAAGTTAGAATATTAATTGTGAGGTTCAACAACAGGCTTTGAAGGGTTGAAGCTATTGCTTTCCAAGTCCTTTCCgtaggaggaggaagaggactCTTTCGGTGATAAAGACGGGTTGTAAGAATACCAATTAGACCAGAAAAGGTAATTGAAGAAGTTGGCGAGGCTGAGCGCAGCGAGCAGCCAATAGAAACGGTCTAGCCTATCCCTGTTGAGATCATTGTCACTGAGCCACCCACCatttgaagaagttgaggtCACCTTGTTCACCAGAGAAACAAGGAGGGAGCTCAAATAGAAGCCGAACGAGTAtgagcagtatgtcatggcagTCAGAAAGGACTGCATCCCCTCCAATGACTGCTTGTAGAAGAACTCTATGAGCCCCACCGCGGTGAACATCTCCGAAAGGCCAAAGATGAGAAACTGTGGAGCAATCCAAAAGATAGAAAGGGCTTGGTTCGAATACAAGGCTGCGTTTCTTCTCTTTTGCTCAATCAATGCAGCTGAAACCATGGAAAAAGTAGCAATAAAGAGGCCAGTGCCAACTCTTTGCAAAGGTGAGATCCCCGAGTCCCTTCCTGTCACTTTTCTTGCAGCAGGGACAAAGACAATTTCATAGAGAGGGACAAGGAAGATGAGCATAATGTAAGGGATGGCTTGAAGCGAAGCTGGGGGAACTTTGAAACCTTTCGCGATCCTAGTGTTCATGGAACTTCCTTGCTGGACGGAGAATGTCTGGAGTTGAGCTAAAATTGTGTTGAAGATGATGGTACATGCAAAAATGGGCACAACTGAGAAAATGATTTTGACTTGCTCCACCTGTGCGACGGTGCATAATCTCCAAGAACTTTCGATCCGCTGACTTCCATCTTCAATTTTGATGCATGCCTTGTCCAGGAATCTGCAGTATCAGTAGTACTAGTTAGAGTCACTAGATAGAAATTAGTTCTGATTACTATATGCTCCATAATCCCAACTTTTTCTATCAAAATTAAGCAGGATAAAGAGTGCTCTTCAAAGACGTTGCATAAATTGACATTAGCAAAAGAAGAGGCATCTTGATTTGATACATTAATTCAAACTTTTTCTCCCTCATTAATGCAGAGGGGATAGggaaaaaaattgtattaatcTTAGATTCTCATACATAAAGGAagataaaaacaacaaaaaggaaaaaaagaaaacaagtagaAGTTTATTAGTTTGTTACTTTACTAAATTTAAATTAAGCATTTGAATAATTCCACCTGAACTTTTCAGTGTGGAGGAGAGTAGTGACGTTTGGTGACATGGGAACAAAGAGGTGGTTTGACATTGGCACACTGTTTCGGTTTCCATGCAGCATTTCTGTATTTGAAGGACAGATTTGCTTTCTCTTTGTAAACGCAGCAACAAAAACCTGATGAGCATAAAAAAATGGATAAGTGAATTAAAAGGTTTCTCTCATTTAAGTACCTATAACACATGTGATCTAATATTCTAGTGGATAAGGTGTTTGAGTTTTCACTCATGCATTTTGAGTTTGAAACTTCCCCTCTCCCCTAAATTAGTAAAATGGTTTCGAACAATCCATTTtcctttaataaaaataatatatcttTTTCATGATAACATCacaatttatatataaagaaataTCAATTTACTTTATAACCCCAACTAAATTTTACAACTTAAAATCAATTAATACATGACTTGTTAAtagatgagagattttttttctccctccaATTGAGTTGTTGAAGTATTTTGCTATAATTTATAGTCGGTGGAGTGTTTTTTCTAACACTATTGATTAAAAGGATTGAGAAGAGACGGTGATCAAACCCACTTTCTAAATTTATTCATAATTTAAAGTATTAGGTCGGTGCCAAATCGAACCTATATATCCATGTATTGActagtgtgtgtgtatatatatattgggggtgctaaaagaaagacaaaaaggATTCAAGTCATCTGACTGGCATATACAAAATTTTCACTTtgatagaaagaaagaaaagaaagaaagcatcACACAACAATAGTAGTGTGTTTAGCAAAGCTTCTATCCAATTTTGTTAATAGATCTTTTTATAAATcagcaaagaaaaagaatacaCTAGTTTACTCTCAGGCCAAGAATAATTACAATATAATAGAAAACTAAGCCATAAGAAAGTCACTTAACAGCAATACACACCAGGCACACTCAAAGAGACAATTCTTGATCAAGTAAATAGATTTTTTACAGGGAGAACTAATAAAAAGTtcctcacaatttttttttcaattaaaaatacgTATTAAAAACATGTTTTGTGCTATAAggacaaaaaaccaaaaaagagtcGCACTTTATAagaattttgaattaaaacaaacgtccttcataataaaaaaaataaaaaataaaaaataaaagttgccCTCAGTGATAAAAGAAAGTCGTTGAAGagtttttaatataaaaattttacgaaagactttttattatttttcaaagaaCTGCATTTGGCTGTGTTTAACGGAATTTGAGTTAAAACGCTTTCTAACAATTAAAAGTGCTTATAACAACCAAACTTGCTCAGTTAGCTTAAAAAAAGTACAACAAAAGCAATATATCTCAACAATTAAACGGAAGgactaaattaacaaaaaaataaaaggctcCTCAATTTCAAAAGGACGGAAATAAAgtagagaagaaaaaaagcaCATGGTAACATTGGAGAAGTTAGAGAAGCAGGGAGAAGGGAGGCAATTAGTGAGATCATCAGGTTGGTTAATTACTTGAGCAATAGGAGTGAAAATACTTCCTCGAGGGGGTTTGTTCCTGTAAAGAGATGTACCAAAAGTCAAGCAGAATAATCCCATTGCCATGGCAGCTGCTGAGACTCCAAACCCAACATCCATCCCGGAGTGTGTTTGGACCCAAACAAGGACTGTTAGTGCAATGAGTTCTCCGGTGCAGAAGGCGAAGTAAGCGCAGTTGAAGTAAGATGATAGCTTCTTAGACTGCTTGGAGTCGTCCCTCCTGAACTGGTCGGCCCCATGAGAGATTATGTTCGGTTTTAGGCAACCGCTTCCTAAGGCCACCAGGTATATTGCAGCAAAGAATATCAGGGCCTTGTAGCCCTTTGCCTCAGGACATAACTCCTCCTCATGCTCATGGGATGACATAATATTGTTGCAGGAGGGTGGCCTTAATTGTGGGAGATGGGCTTGCACGCACAGCAATATAAAACCCTGCAACCAGTTTAATTACTCCAAAAATTAGTCATTAATCATtctaattagaaagaaaaaattagtattCTCTTCATAGTTTGCGCATTCAGATTCAGGAGCACTATTATTATGCCACATAAAATATGCTTTTTTCCTCTTTGGGGATGCAAAACAATGGGATCCCGTATAAACTGTTAAGAATGAGTCTCACATTGAAGGGAGAAGGGACTTGcctgggcttataagaggttaggctactccccatattgtcaattggttttacggtgaaatcccaactttcttcataaaCCAACATGTAACATTcgtacattttattttttttaagttggtGGTGTATATTGTATAGGAGTCTGAAATGATAAGAGTCGACTACTTTTGGATCTTTATTGATTTAGTGTTAGTAAAATAAgataagattttattttttttcatttaataagATAAACTTGGATTTGAGGAGAGACAGAGAATCTTGAATATATATGTAAACTCCaccatatacacacacacatgtatgtaTAGTGCTTGAAATCATGACACCACCATATAAACGTAAaatcagaaagaaaaagaaaaatgagggaACTGGACTGCTTACAGAGAGCTCGACAAAGCCGAAGATGATCATGGTCCAGAAGCTCCCAAGGTATGAATCAGAAAGGTAGCCACCAAGGAGGGAGAGGAGGAAGACTGTCCCTATGAAGTTCGTGACTATGTTTGCAGACTTTGACAGTGAAAAGTGCATCTCATTTAGTACATACGTAATCAGATTGTTCCCAACACCTGCTATTGCCATCATCTCAAAACCCTGCAGACCTgcatatttatgtatatatatcattTACCATTTAGATTAATATCATCAGCAATGCCAAGAACTAGAAGGGACAGCTAAATAAGATCACACACAGCTACACaaatgtatgtgtatatatatatatatatggtgtaaactaaataattctgagaaagggagagagaccAAGGACAAAAACAGCAGCCCTCATTCCACCATGGTTGGTAGGCTTGCAGGGTCTGCCTCTCCAATCAACAGACATATCCTCCGAATCCACCACTGCACCCTCACTCTTTGAATCTCCTCTTAATTTCATTGGTCTCTCTCTCTATAGACTGTTTATTACACTCTCCCACACTCTTTCTTTGTGTATTTTTGTATGCGTCTCTTTTGTGAAATCAAAGGCTGTGACTTCCTTAAAAACTTCCTTTTGTGATTTGGAGACAATCTAACAAGTGCGTTTGCCTCATATATTTATAGTGTCACGGTCACCTCGGCCTGCATTTCCTCGGGGCCGATCTTTCGACTCCTCGGCAAGTTGACTCAGTAGTAGTGGGGAGTGGCATGGCCCATCCATTCATCCTCCACAAAACAAAGctgaacaacaaaaaaaaatctacttttattacatttttcatacaatatttcTACCATCTCTTTAATAGAGATATGATTCACATGTGTTGGTAGATTCTACCTTTTGTTAAAGAGGTGGTACAAATGTAGTATAAAAAAAAGTGGTAAATGTAGTATTATTTGCTAAACAAAACTCAACAAGTGTGAATCCTATCTCTATTAGAAAGGTGATAAAAATGTAGTATGAAAAATATACGTGTAACATTACTCGCTAAACAAAACTTAACAAGTCAGcttcacacacacacccacaccccGCAAGccatgtatttatatattatatataaataaacgATGACTTCCATCTCCAGACTATACACCATCCATTACCATGGATTTGTGGCTCCGGGTACCGTGGGCTGTACTTTTCGCCAAACACTAGTCACTCGTGAATCATGCTCATTCTACTTAGCATACCATCTCTCAAGTGGGCCTACAATCCTAGTGATACTGATCCAGAGTGGAGCATTACTTCCATTACTACTACGCTCTTTGCGATTCTAAAAGGTGCTAGACGGTGGTTGAGCAGCACATAAAGACCTAGCGCATTCCATGGTGTTCTAGCTAGTAGCTTAGGAAGTTCAAGTCATATTAAGCGCAATTACAATAGGTGGACTACGAACATAAGGACATGGCCCCTTGATCTAAAAGCTTCAAGTGCACCATCCAGCCTCTGAAAAGTTTATGCAAACCTGGGCTATTTGAGGGAATAATCGAAAGGGCGAATTGAAAATCAGCCGAGTGGTAGCTTTGAACTTCGTCCCTGAGTACGATTACTTCTATCTCAGACCAATGTACTAAGTCAAGTATATTCTGCAATGATCTCATGCCTAAAGCAGGTTCAAAAGGGGCATCCAGACAAGGAAAATCCTAAGATAGAAGTTTACTCTAACGAAGCTCTGATGCACAGAAACGCTTTATATAAGTCAACTAAGTGTAGTTTGATAAGAGACGCTCATGTCTGATGCATATAAGGTATGACAAAAGGATTCTAAAAATGTTTCAGTTGGTCCATGTGCAAGCGACAAAGTTCCTAACAAAACTTCTGTTTAAGGTTCACTAGGATAGATATGCAATTCAAACTGGAAAGGAAACTCCTTCTTGGTTACACATTGCGATTATTAAAATCCTCACATCTCGAATGGGGCAAGGTGAAACGAACAAATGGATATAAAGTCATGCTTAAAATATCTCACAAACACTTAGATTAATCTTCTGCAAGTGTTTGCCATTACCACACTGCCAATAAGGTAATTGGAACATGTCGAATTGGCATTAAGATCTGGAGGCCATTCCAGACAAAGTTTATCACTCTCTCATCCTCAATTCGATTAATGCATTGAACTAAGTTTCAGAGTAAATGATTTTCCACAAGTCTGGAACCTAGAGTCGTAATAGGGTGGTATTCTAATTATCAAGCTTATTCATGCTTGACTTTGTTGCTTAACTCCGAAGTTTGCTTACTTCGGACAGATTGTTGGATGAAGCTATATTTCTTGACGAGGAAGCAGTAGATGAAAATTTCTAAGTGTTTTATCTAACAGGATTAAAGTCTTGAGTAAAATAAACTTAGCAAATTATATCCAAAAGCATCTAAATCCTTCCAAGAATATATAGTCATTCCACCTTGCATTCATCTTTTCAGCAATGTATCAGAAACTCCGACCAAAGGTCTACAATACAGTTCCGAACTCCAAAAGATAGATCTTTGAGAGACAAGCAAGTATGACTAGTTATGCTTGGCTAGCTTCGAATCAAATAAGTAGTTCAAAGATCATTTCGATGAGTATCCCAAAAAATGTCGTTTTGGAAAGATTAGTACAAGGTCCGTTGATAACTATCCATCCTTGAGCAGAGCGCACTCTTAGAAGAATAGTTTGAGGCATTTGTATGACAGTGAGTTTCTAGGCCGATGACACATGGGACTCAGGTTTGTCAGAATGACCAGAAAGCCCTTTGAGTGAGATCATAGCTATTATTCTGGTTTGAATTACCATAGGCCACAGTAGTTCGGCACAGCTCCATTAACTCTAGGCCCATTAAAGATATTATTTGTCTCCCTAATACGAAAACCCTATTCAACTCAAATTAGGATATCTTTGGGGATTAAGCAACATAATCATAATCCTAGGAGGATTGGATATCTTATCTAGACTGGCAATTCCTTACACAACATGTTAACCCGACCAAAATGACACAAAAATAacaggtttcgggtcaacacgttAACTAATCGGGTTGTTGTCATGTCACACATTAAGGACCCATTAATAATGGGTTCTTAATAGGTTTACGTGTAGGTAATCCGTTTCAATctaattaggaaaaaaaaaaaaatttgttgggaaaagtacaaaaaactacctcaactattggtgtcacaacACTTTCagtcctcatcttttaaaattgacaatgtcatgcctcatcttacgaatttgtgccaatgttataccttccgttagcctgccgttaatttgtcagttaaatgctgacgtggcttgattcaaGGCTCactttctatttaaaaaaaattaataaaatattattaaaaactaaaaaaaaaaaaattatttaatattttttaaatattaaatgacacaccccgatcgagaccagggcatgctggccgtcacgtggaagtgacgtagccatgtgcacagtgcggaagctaataaaatagtaatatgaATAAATCAAAACCGATTTTACATAAAGAAAAGATAAGTGCAACATAAGTGCGACGCTAGTTCAGAGCATtagcctaaagcagtccaaatgaAAATGATGCGACAACAGCACACCTgaaggtggccctacgctggtgaatgtctgtcagaaatgccgggaagccctctgggaaaccaccaaacctgctaatcaactagaacctggaggggcgcaaaacaaaagcgtgaatgggcaaaaacaaagcttttcaaaaaccatgaATAAATACGTTATAACccatcgccgtaaaacctgtatacttcctagaaaatagatatacgtgtgtatatatatatatatatatatatataccaatcatgctcaagaatatgccatgccaaaacctcagaatgaaatgcaagtgcccaggtgtAAATCATATcgataacatataatctggcagccggagtcacctaacgtgacctgtacggctacatctagagctcaaatctcaaactcactaactggacctgcacacgagtcggaaccacctaaagtggtctgtacgacaagcctgggtataatatatatatatatatatatatatatatatatatatatatatatatatatatatatatatatacgctctagtgctacgatcacgtgaaggctgggcgaataatcgcgggtcaactacgagtcggaaccacctatagtggtctgtacgataggactgtgcacctaacttggatccaagctgagcgtgtggtgcgggaggtgaacatcacgtgaaagactgtgccctactctgggcgggagcactaacaccgggggtgcaggttatgagctctctaaataTCTCGAAacactactgaatataaacatgaataatacttacctggcacttacctgtgcatccacagcaccaaatatgcatataaatatgAATGCAACTAACCAAGCATAATCAACGGCAATATAAAATGCATGGCGTATAAACTAATAAATAtttcaatcaatttctgggaaaatatatgtatataggtatatacggaaaatcaaaagcccactcactggtatgtggaaaggtcgtagcccccctgcctcgagtgaccacgctcgtcctcgggataggtatcacctatatgcgaaacaactacaaaaacgtcaattttaaagcacataaccaacctttagaaataacttctcatacaatgctcaaatggggtgtatgaatacaccaacgtgatctactcaacctggcacgctgacggcgtcagttgacgccgttaggaatattccgtcagttttaaTAGA
This genomic stretch from Pyrus communis chromosome 2, drPyrComm1.1, whole genome shotgun sequence harbors:
- the LOC137724353 gene encoding protein NRT1/ PTR FAMILY 4.4-like, encoding MKLRGDSKSEGAVVDSEDMSVDWRGRPCKPTNHGGMRAAVFVLGLQGFEMMAIAGVGNNLITYVLNEMHFSLSKSANIVTNFIGTVFLLSLLGGYLSDSYLGSFWTMIIFGFVELSGFILLCVQAHLPQLRPPSCNNIMSSHEHEEELCPEAKGYKALIFFAAIYLVALGSGCLKPNIISHGADQFRRDDSKQSKKLSSYFNCAYFAFCTGELIALTVLVWVQTHSGMDVGFGVSAAAMAMGLFCLTFGTSLYRNKPPRGSIFTPIAQVFVAAFTKRKQICPSNTEMLHGNRNSVPMSNHLFVPMSPNVTTLLHTEKFRFLDKACIKIEDGSQRIESSWRLCTVAQVEQVKIIFSVVPIFACTIIFNTILAQLQTFSVQQGSSMNTRIAKGFKVPPASLQAIPYIMLIFLVPLYEIVFVPAARKVTGRDSGISPLQRVGTGLFIATFSMVSAALIEQKRRNAALYSNQALSIFWIAPQFLIFGLSEMFTAVGLIEFFYKQSLEGMQSFLTAMTYCSYSFGFYLSSLLVSLVNKVTSTSSNGGWLSDNDLNRDRLDRFYWLLAALSLANFFNYLFWSNWYSYNPSLSPKESSSSSYGKDLESNSFNPSKPVVEPHN